From a region of the Emcibacter sp. SYSU 3D8 genome:
- a CDS encoding CoA transferase, whose product MGHDEAFGALQGLRVIELGQLIAGPFCGQLMADHGAEVIKVEQPGLGDPMREWGRNKPVWWSVIARNKKSVTLNLRTKDGQDLLRELVARTDFLIENFRAGTLEKWGLGYDELSKINPGLIMIRVSGYGQTGPYSPRAGYGSIGEAMGGMRNLAGDPGTPPSRVGLSIGDSLAATMACLGAVMALHRRHLTGRGQVIDSAIYEAVLAMMESTIPEYTEANFIRERTGAVLPNVSPSNVYPTSDGDILIAANQDSVFGRLCEAMGKPELAVDPRYATHTARGKHQEELDALIGEWTKDFPAKYLADLMEENGVPAGKIYKAPDMMADEHFKARDAIVHMPHPDFANIHMQNVFPRLSETPGKIAWVGEPLGAHNEEIYGGLLGKSDEERAALEAAGTI is encoded by the coding sequence ATGGGGCATGATGAGGCATTTGGCGCCCTGCAGGGTCTGCGGGTGATCGAGTTGGGCCAGCTGATCGCCGGGCCGTTCTGCGGCCAGCTGATGGCCGATCACGGCGCCGAAGTGATCAAGGTCGAGCAGCCGGGCTTGGGCGATCCGATGCGCGAATGGGGCCGCAACAAGCCGGTATGGTGGTCGGTGATCGCCCGCAACAAGAAGTCGGTGACCCTTAACCTGCGCACGAAGGACGGCCAGGACCTGTTGCGCGAGCTGGTCGCCAGGACCGATTTCCTGATCGAGAATTTCCGCGCCGGCACGCTGGAAAAGTGGGGCCTGGGTTATGACGAATTGTCGAAGATCAACCCGGGCCTGATCATGATCCGGGTGTCGGGATATGGACAGACCGGTCCTTATTCACCCCGCGCCGGCTATGGCTCCATCGGTGAGGCCATGGGCGGCATGCGCAACCTGGCGGGTGATCCCGGCACACCGCCGTCGCGTGTCGGCCTGTCGATCGGCGATTCGCTGGCCGCCACCATGGCGTGCCTGGGCGCGGTGATGGCGCTGCACCGGCGGCATCTGACGGGGCGCGGGCAGGTGATCGACAGCGCCATCTACGAGGCGGTGCTGGCGATGATGGAATCGACCATTCCCGAATACACCGAGGCCAATTTCATCCGCGAGCGCACCGGCGCCGTGCTGCCCAACGTGTCACCGTCCAACGTCTATCCCACCAGCGACGGCGACATCCTGATCGCCGCCAACCAGGACAGCGTGTTCGGCCGGCTGTGCGAGGCCATGGGCAAGCCCGAGCTTGCCGTCGATCCGCGCTATGCCACCCATACGGCGCGCGGCAAGCACCAGGAAGAACTGGATGCGCTGATCGGCGAGTGGACGAAGGATTTTCCCGCGAAGTACCTCGCCGACCTGATGGAGGAGAACGGCGTGCCGGCGGGCAAGATCTACAAGGCGCCCGACATGATGGCGGACGAGCACTTCAAGGCCCGCGACGCCATCGTCCACATGCCCCATCCGGACTTCGCCAACATCCACATGCAGAACGTGTTTCCCCGGCTGTCGGAAACGCCCGGCAAGATCGCCTGGGTCGGCGAGCCGCTGGGCGCCCACAACGAGGAGATCTATGGCGGGCTGCTCGGCAAGTCGGATGAAGAACGTGCAGCGCTGGAGGCGGCGGGGACGATCTAA
- a CDS encoding hydroxymethylglutaryl-CoA lyase has translation MTDIHKSMRQVTILEVSPRDGLQNEPVVFSTAQKVELVRRAIAAGARRIEVASFVHPGKVPRMADAEAVVAALPDIADVQYIGLVLNKRGYLRALATREGNRRGVDQVGFVAIATDTFGQRNQGQTSDDSVREGLDILRLARQDGISAQATIAVSFGCPFEGEVDPAHVVDIAKRLAEGEPAEIGLADTIGVGIPPQVTDLLGRLNDAIPHIPTRVHFHDTRHTGVANAWAAWLAGVDTIDASMAGLGGCPFAPNATGNVATEDVVYMLERGGVATGLDLDTLVEGAAWLEDILGRRTDSAVGHAGGFPARAGV, from the coding sequence GTGACCGATATACATAAGAGCATGCGCCAGGTCACCATTCTCGAAGTCAGCCCGCGCGATGGACTGCAGAACGAACCGGTCGTTTTCTCCACCGCCCAGAAGGTGGAGCTGGTTCGGCGCGCCATCGCTGCAGGCGCCCGGCGCATCGAGGTGGCCAGCTTCGTGCATCCGGGCAAGGTGCCGCGCATGGCCGACGCCGAGGCCGTGGTCGCGGCCCTGCCCGACATCGCCGACGTGCAATATATCGGCCTGGTGCTGAACAAGCGCGGCTATCTGCGGGCGCTGGCGACGCGCGAGGGCAACCGCCGCGGCGTCGACCAGGTCGGTTTCGTCGCCATCGCCACCGACACGTTCGGCCAGCGCAACCAGGGCCAGACCTCGGACGACTCCGTCCGCGAAGGCCTCGACATCCTCAGGCTGGCCCGGCAGGACGGCATCAGTGCCCAGGCGACGATCGCGGTCTCGTTCGGTTGCCCGTTCGAAGGCGAGGTCGACCCGGCACATGTCGTCGACATCGCCAAGCGGCTGGCCGAGGGCGAGCCGGCCGAAATCGGACTGGCCGACACCATCGGCGTGGGCATCCCGCCGCAGGTCACGGACCTGCTGGGACGACTGAACGATGCAATCCCCCATATTCCCACCAGGGTCCATTTCCACGACACCCGTCACACCGGCGTCGCCAACGCCTGGGCGGCGTGGCTGGCCGGCGTCGACACCATCGATGCCAGCATGGCGGGACTGGGCGGCTGCCCGTTTGCGCCCAACGCCACCGGCAACGTCGCCACCGAGGACGTGGTCTACATGCTCGAGCGCGGCGGCGTCGCTACCGGTCTCGATCTCGACACGCTGGTCGAGGGCGCGGCCTGGCTGGAAGACATTCTGGGCCGCCGGACCGACAGCGCGGTCGGCCATGCGGGGGGCTTTCCCGCCCGCGCCGGGGTCTAG
- a CDS encoding LLM class flavin-dependent oxidoreductase, with protein sequence MRFGVFYELQLPKPWSEDDEHRLVHEALDQITLADQLGIDYAWAVEHHFLDEYSHCSSPETLLAAAAARTKTIKLGHGIRQVIPQYNHPARTAETVSMLDLVSNGRAQLGFGEGATRMELHGFNIPAKEKRIMAIDAIEQVANMMTMTPYPGYDGPYFSMPARNVIPKPMQKPHPPLWMACSNRDTIRIAASLGVGALAFAFVNPEEARHWSDIYYDTIMSDACVPVGHAVNANIAMVSGFSIHPDRSEAIRRGQDGFEFFGYALASLVTKDTVPGRTTLWRDFHDIRGNKTEEIVRTAALDPQYAAGIGTADDVRRHMHEFEKAGIDQVILLQQAGRNPHDQIVESLHRFADDILPEFKAKAEAREASKAERLAPYIEAALQRKTWMAPLSDDEIPVIRASVTRDKFVAKRPGKVAQN encoded by the coding sequence ATGCGGTTTGGCGTTTTTTACGAATTGCAGCTGCCGAAGCCCTGGAGCGAGGACGACGAGCACCGCCTGGTTCACGAAGCGCTGGACCAGATCACCCTCGCCGACCAGCTCGGCATCGACTATGCCTGGGCTGTCGAGCACCACTTCCTCGATGAATATTCCCACTGCTCGTCGCCCGAGACGCTCCTCGCCGCCGCCGCCGCGCGGACGAAGACAATCAAGCTGGGCCACGGCATCCGGCAGGTGATCCCGCAATACAACCATCCGGCGCGCACCGCCGAGACCGTCTCCATGCTCGACCTGGTGTCGAATGGCCGCGCCCAGCTTGGCTTCGGCGAGGGCGCCACGCGCATGGAACTGCATGGCTTCAACATTCCCGCCAAGGAAAAGCGGATCATGGCGATCGACGCGATCGAGCAGGTCGCCAACATGATGACCATGACGCCTTATCCGGGCTATGACGGTCCTTACTTCTCCATGCCGGCGCGCAACGTGATCCCCAAGCCCATGCAGAAGCCGCATCCGCCATTGTGGATGGCCTGCTCGAACCGTGACACCATCCGCATCGCCGCCAGCCTGGGCGTCGGTGCGCTGGCCTTCGCCTTCGTCAATCCGGAAGAGGCCCGGCACTGGTCCGACATCTATTACGACACGATCATGAGCGACGCCTGCGTGCCGGTCGGCCATGCGGTCAACGCCAACATCGCCATGGTGTCGGGCTTTTCCATCCATCCGGACCGGTCAGAGGCAATCCGGCGCGGCCAGGACGGCTTCGAGTTCTTCGGCTACGCGCTTGCCTCGCTGGTCACCAAGGACACAGTGCCTGGCCGCACCACCTTGTGGCGCGACTTCCACGATATCCGCGGCAACAAGACCGAGGAGATCGTCCGCACCGCCGCGCTGGATCCGCAATATGCCGCGGGCATCGGCACCGCCGACGACGTGCGCCGCCACATGCACGAATTCGAGAAGGCGGGCATCGACCAGGTCATCCTGCTGCAACAAGCCGGCCGTAACCCGCACGATCAGATCGTCGAGTCACTGCACCGCTTTGCTGACGACATCCTGCCCGAGTTCAAGGCCAAGGCAGAGGCGCGGGAGGCTTCGAAAGCCGAGCGGCTGGCGCCGTATATCGAAGCGGCGCTGCAGCGCAAGACATGGATGGCGCCGCTGTCCGACGATGAAATTCCCGTGATCCGCGCCTCGGTCACCAGGGACAAGTTCGTGGCCAAGCGTCCGGGCAAGGTGGCCCAGAACTGA